In Sphingobacteriaceae bacterium, the following are encoded in one genomic region:
- a CDS encoding acylphosphatase has product MRRHYKITIRGLVQGVSYRFNAQAKAHEYDLTGFVKNNYDFSVYTEIEGEEHNINKFIEWCYVGPRLAKVTEVAAEEGELIGYSTFEVRK; this is encoded by the coding sequence TTGCGGCGCCATTACAAAATAACTATTCGAGGTTTAGTACAAGGTGTATCTTATCGTTTTAATGCGCAGGCTAAGGCCCACGAATATGATCTAACCGGTTTTGTAAAGAATAATTACGATTTTTCTGTATACACTGAAATTGAAGGGGAAGAACATAACATTAATAAATTTATTGAATGGTGCTATGTGGGCCCTCGTTTAGCCAAAGTTACCGAAGTTGCTGCGGAAGAAGGAGAGCTTATTGGTTATTCCACTTTTGAGGTGCGTAAATAA
- a CDS encoding M23 family metallopeptidase: protein MSKVKYRFNTKSLTYEKASLSFKDLFLRIISYLATGIVFATITIILSRKFLPSPYEKKQNREIDALKLQYELLANKVRMAEDVLKDLEERDDNIYRRIFEAEPVPNTIRYGGTGGSDKYSVFESYENADLLTSTTERIDKLTKRLYIQSKSFDEVVKMAKNKEKLVASIPAIMPINQKDLLHAITSGFGWRTHPIYKTQEFHPGMDMTALQGTPIYATGDGVIETADNLAQGYGNHVVINHGFGYQTLYAHMSKIKARVGQKVLRGELIGYVGSTGLSTAPHVHYEVIRNGEKVNPINFYYNDLSPQQYQELIEQTNKTSQSFD, encoded by the coding sequence ATGAGCAAAGTAAAGTATAGATTCAACACCAAATCTTTAACCTACGAAAAAGCAAGCCTTTCTTTCAAGGATTTGTTTTTGCGAATTATTTCATACTTGGCCACAGGGATTGTGTTTGCTACCATCACCATTATTTTGTCCCGCAAATTTTTACCATCGCCGTACGAAAAAAAACAAAATCGAGAAATAGATGCTTTGAAATTACAATATGAGTTATTGGCCAACAAAGTAAGAATGGCGGAAGATGTTTTGAAAGATTTAGAAGAACGGGATGATAATATTTACAGAAGAATTTTTGAAGCAGAACCTGTTCCTAACACCATTCGTTATGGGGGTACGGGTGGATCTGATAAATACAGCGTGTTTGAAAGTTACGAGAATGCCGATCTATTAACTTCTACTACCGAACGAATAGATAAACTCACCAAAAGATTATATATACAAAGTAAATCCTTTGATGAAGTTGTTAAAATGGCGAAGAATAAGGAAAAATTAGTAGCCTCTATACCTGCCATCATGCCAATTAATCAAAAAGATTTGTTGCATGCCATAACCAGTGGTTTTGGGTGGAGAACACATCCAATTTATAAAACACAGGAGTTTCATCCCGGAATGGACATGACTGCACTACAAGGTACACCCATTTACGCCACCGGTGATGGAGTGATAGAAACTGCGGATAATTTGGCACAGGGTTACGGAAATCATGTGGTTATCAATCATGGATTTGGTTACCAAACTTTATATGCGCACATGAGTAAAATTAAAGCAAGAGTAGGGCAAAAAGTTTTAAGAGGAGAGTTGATAGGATACGTGGGCAGTACCGGTTTAAGCACTGCGCCACATGTGCATTATGAAGTTATTCGTAATGGCGAAAAAGTAAATCCTATTAATTTTTATTATAATGATCTTTCTCCGCAGCAATATCAGGAATTGATAGAGCAAACCAATAAAACTTCTCAATCATTCGATTAA
- a CDS encoding amino acid permease translates to MSSHKIGFNTAVSVVIANMIGTGVFTSIGFQVMGIQNGFALLMLWIVGGVLALCGALTYGEIGVAFPQSGGEYNYLSKLYHPLVGFTSGWVSVTVGFAAPIAAAAMALAGYISKLYPSINTVILAISVIIIITSIHAINTKAGGLFQRIFTLAKIVCITMFIGFGLFHSPQHTTDFSVNSSAWSDIFSASFAGSLIFVTYAYSGWNAATYISGEIKNVKKNLPKSLIVGTFIVMIIYTLLNYVFLYSVPIDELKGVVEVGFLSANNIFGVSTGKFMSLVIALLLVSTISAMIFAGPRVMQSMGNDLNGLRFFSKVNKNNVPYIAIIIQSIISIVLVVTSSFESLITYVGFTLNLFTFLTVMGIFILRYKQKGVERSYKTFLYPVTPLLFLFILLWILINIMINKPEESLYGLSTVLIGALIYYITKGSKNKNEEKISVSNE, encoded by the coding sequence ATGTCTTCTCACAAAATCGGATTCAATACCGCAGTTTCTGTAGTTATTGCAAATATGATAGGCACCGGCGTGTTTACCAGTATTGGCTTTCAAGTAATGGGTATACAAAATGGTTTTGCTTTACTAATGCTGTGGATTGTTGGTGGAGTTTTGGCTTTATGCGGTGCTTTAACGTATGGTGAAATTGGCGTAGCCTTTCCGCAAAGCGGTGGCGAGTATAATTATTTATCCAAGTTGTATCATCCTTTAGTTGGATTTACCAGTGGATGGGTAAGTGTAACAGTTGGATTTGCGGCTCCAATTGCTGCTGCTGCTATGGCATTGGCCGGTTATATTTCAAAGTTATATCCTTCAATAAATACAGTGATATTAGCTATTTCAGTTATTATTATTATTACAAGTATTCATGCTATTAATACAAAAGCAGGTGGATTATTCCAGCGAATATTTACTTTGGCTAAAATAGTTTGTATAACTATGTTTATTGGCTTTGGTTTATTTCATTCGCCCCAACATACTACCGATTTTAGCGTAAACTCTTCTGCTTGGAGTGATATTTTTTCAGCTTCATTTGCAGGTTCCCTTATTTTTGTTACCTATGCTTATAGTGGATGGAATGCGGCCACATACATTTCCGGGGAAATAAAAAATGTAAAAAAGAATTTACCAAAATCTTTAATTGTAGGTACTTTTATTGTAATGATTATATACACCTTGTTGAATTACGTTTTTTTATACTCTGTTCCTATTGATGAATTAAAAGGTGTGGTTGAGGTTGGATTTCTTAGCGCAAACAATATTTTTGGAGTTTCTACAGGTAAATTTATGAGTCTGGTCATTGCTTTATTATTGGTATCAACCATTAGTGCGATGATATTTGCCGGACCACGTGTTATGCAAAGTATGGGAAATGATTTAAATGGTTTACGTTTTTTTTCAAAAGTAAATAAAAATAATGTGCCTTATATCGCAATCATTATTCAGTCAATCATTTCAATTGTTTTGGTTGTTACCTCTAGTTTTGAGTCGTTAATTACTTATGTGGGATTTACTTTGAATTTGTTTACTTTTTTAACGGTAATGGGTATCTTTATTCTAAGATATAAGCAAAAAGGTGTGGAAAGAAGTTATAAAACATTTCTTTATCCCGTTACTCCGTTACTATTTTTGTTTATCCTACTTTGGATATTAATTAATATTATGATTAATAAACCCGAAGAATCACTATATGGATTATCAACTGTATTGATTGGTGCTTTGATTTATTATATTACAAAAGGTTCGAAAAATAAAAACGAAGAAAAAATATCGGTTAGTAATGAGTAA
- a CDS encoding serine hydrolase, whose product MSKVKLTSMLFCFFSLSFFSQNATLLDSLFKADSLFNNPIISNPKKFKTQILFTQINRNENNKPSFVNHAYQINENYFYPASTVKLPMSILSLQKLNELNKIPRSSILIADSAFYCQEKTKMDTSAKAIKPSIENYIKQMLLVSDNSAFTRLYEFVGFDYLHQSLAKAGYEKVRLNSRLNANCSGDTAKITPPVYLLNDNGDTLYKQALAFPTHTLPHPLASAKVGVAYFDVGRKKINKPKDFKQHNYFSITDMHTILKDLIFSSDSVKQNHFKLEVEQRQFLIQQMGLYPRESQMPQYPNEIYFDSFKKYFMYGNAVAKVKEDSVRVINVVGRAYGFLIDCAYIIDLKNKVEFLLTAVVFVNERNVIGSGKYEYEKLGLPFLKDLSLVLYKYEAKRKRKYKPDLQEFQQLFNYKYK is encoded by the coding sequence ATGAGTAAGGTGAAGTTAACCTCCATGCTCTTTTGTTTTTTTTCGCTTTCTTTCTTCTCGCAAAACGCTACTTTATTAGATTCCTTGTTTAAAGCTGATTCCTTATTTAATAATCCAATTATCAGCAATCCAAAAAAGTTTAAAACACAAATACTATTCACTCAAATAAATAGAAATGAAAATAACAAGCCTTCCTTTGTGAATCATGCGTATCAAATCAATGAAAATTATTTTTATCCGGCCAGCACGGTTAAACTACCCATGAGTATACTTTCCCTCCAAAAGTTAAATGAATTAAATAAAATTCCCCGTAGTTCAATTTTAATTGCAGACAGCGCCTTTTATTGCCAGGAGAAAACTAAAATGGATACCTCGGCAAAAGCCATTAAACCAAGTATCGAAAATTATATCAAACAGATGTTATTGGTAAGCGATAACTCTGCTTTTACTCGCTTGTATGAATTTGTAGGTTTTGATTATCTGCATCAAAGTTTGGCTAAAGCCGGATACGAGAAAGTAAGATTAAATAGCCGTTTAAACGCGAATTGCAGTGGAGATACAGCAAAAATCACACCCCCTGTTTATCTATTGAATGACAATGGGGATACATTATATAAACAAGCGTTGGCTTTTCCTACGCACACTCTTCCACATCCTCTGGCTAGCGCCAAAGTTGGCGTTGCTTACTTTGATGTGGGTAGAAAAAAAATAAATAAACCTAAAGATTTTAAGCAACACAATTATTTTTCGATAACGGATATGCATACTATTTTAAAGGATTTAATTTTTAGCTCTGATTCCGTAAAACAAAATCATTTTAAATTAGAAGTGGAACAACGTCAATTTTTAATTCAACAAATGGGTCTTTATCCTCGCGAAAGCCAAATGCCACAATATCCAAATGAAATTTATTTTGATTCGTTTAAAAAGTACTTTATGTATGGAAATGCGGTTGCTAAAGTAAAAGAAGATTCTGTTCGTGTTATCAATGTGGTAGGACGAGCCTACGGTTTTTTGATTGACTGTGCTTATATTATAGATTTGAAAAATAAGGTTGAGTTTTTATTAACTGCGGTTGTTTTTGTGAATGAACGCAATGTAATAGGTTCGGGTAAGTACGAATATGAAAAATTAGGACTACCTTTTTTGAAAGACCTGAGTTTAGTCTTATATAAGTACGAAGCGAAAAGAAAGAGAAAATATAAACCTGATTTGCAGGAATTCCAACAATTGTTTAATTATAAATATAAATAA
- a CDS encoding diacylglycerol kinase family protein, producing MSFIVRRLRAFKYAFNGLITAINMESVYWIHILATVIVVITGLLFSINKFEWLILILCIGLVWIAELINSAIERLCNFISSEDNIQIKNIKDISAGGVLVASVIAFICFLIVLIKYLTYTKIF from the coding sequence ATGAGTTTTATTGTAAGAAGATTGCGTGCATTCAAATACGCGTTTAATGGTTTAATAACTGCAATAAATATGGAATCAGTGTATTGGATTCATATATTGGCAACGGTTATAGTTGTTATTACTGGTTTACTTTTTTCTATAAACAAATTTGAGTGGTTAATACTCATTTTATGCATTGGATTGGTTTGGATTGCTGAATTAATTAATTCTGCAATAGAACGTTTATGCAACTTTATATCATCCGAAGATAATATTCAAATCAAAAATATTAAGGATATCAGTGCGGGAGGGGTATTAGTCGCTAGTGTGATAGCTTTTATCTGTTTTCTAATCGTATTAATTAAATATCTTACATATACTAAAATATTTTAG
- a CDS encoding response regulator, with translation MKLRKKINYKHKQVMLVDDNELDNFINEKIIESSEFAEKIYINTSSQSALEFLKNIDLIDLENTNVFPDIIFIDLNMPIIDGFQFIEALNEIESDRVKKCRRVILTSSVHPEDRLKAESISGDILFINKPLTKDILATI, from the coding sequence ATGAAACTACGTAAAAAAATTAATTACAAACACAAACAAGTTATGCTTGTTGATGATAATGAATTAGATAATTTCATTAATGAAAAAATTATTGAATCTTCAGAATTTGCGGAAAAAATATATATTAATACCAGTAGTCAAAGCGCATTAGAATTTCTTAAAAATATCGACCTTATAGATCTTGAAAATACCAATGTTTTCCCTGATATTATTTTTATTGACTTAAATATGCCAATTATAGATGGATTTCAATTCATTGAAGCATTAAATGAGATTGAAAGTGATAGAGTAAAAAAATGCAGAAGAGTTATTCTTACCTCCTCGGTTCACCCTGAAGATCGATTAAAAGCAGAAAGTATATCCGGAGACATTCTGTTTATTAACAAACCACTAACTAAGGATATTTTGGCCACTATTTAA
- a CDS encoding PAS domain S-box protein, whose translation MINQVNEYLPFNMQINLDEAYKNAPFLIALINKDNYIISINRAVFLKGINAKDYIGKMINEVDLPFEIERNITLLDITKDFFINNRIHRPIEVSFKLKQRTKYFELIFCEVLSSTRERLLQIYINNVTKYRLIQKQVYRSNDLLIKLFDTTPVGISINDSITGKYLKCNRKYLDILGYTEFELLSKSFLDVSFPDDLPNDLLNLAKLKNKEINQYELKKRYITKNGELIWVKLFVAPLSYNTAGELESHIATIIDFTSEVTNNNLLSTIDEIVSVKTGDGYFSELSQFLLNYLNVKYVFFGNYNQVSHSMNFISFRNNKSELVDYSYSLPGTPCEQVLKSNEYKYYENVQSIFPEDKDLTKLNVYSYLGIRLINEKKEVKGIITLMDDKPMQQIENKVKILMLISDRSANEIERKNNLVNLLDRERFNLGILNSLDSNICVLDNEGFIIMTNDSWNKYSLENGEPNLANTGIGRNYFEVCKTSFNLGDKMALEIYNGILSVLKKNIKKYVAEYPCNSKSTIRWFEINVTLLSNSNHKLVIRHTDITVNKLAQLHLLNSIDDLLTIDKLNNLSMKGCNKAELIKYYMNVYHSAFNSKLTCYLNYQRHKNEINVEIQISENDLNQSFREHTGFSLAALKSNLRENNHLVKIINTNEGVFLKRTEDIADFYADCFGLKLPNIMTVLKLYNINSMYITPVICSNEILGIIILSYIDNISNDIYERIRLYNNHFILALEKSEVVNNNKILNEDLKNKYNSLLQFNYIVSHNLRAPVAHIKGLCNLINSNNVDMATKKKSLNFLKLAANNMDETLIDLNNILSTTKSKSQIKELLDLELLFNSIKISLQGNWPKENLDLKLEIDPEIKNVYLNKNYLQSIIYNLLSNAIKYRQEQRKLIVNIKFNMIDYNLCIEINDNGRGIDLEKHKNSIFGLYKRFDLSTTGKGLGLYMTKLQIEALSGKIEVDSIPGVGTTFKISVPLD comes from the coding sequence ATGATAAATCAGGTTAATGAATACTTGCCTTTTAACATGCAAATAAATTTGGATGAAGCTTATAAGAATGCTCCTTTTCTTATTGCATTAATTAATAAAGATAATTACATCATTTCTATTAATAGAGCTGTTTTTCTGAAGGGAATAAACGCTAAAGATTATATAGGTAAAATGATAAACGAAGTGGATTTGCCTTTTGAGATAGAACGGAATATTACTTTGTTGGATATAACCAAAGATTTTTTTATAAATAATAGGATACACCGACCTATTGAGGTATCATTTAAACTAAAACAGCGAACTAAATATTTTGAATTAATATTTTGTGAAGTTTTAAGCAGTACAAGAGAGAGATTGTTGCAAATTTATATAAATAACGTTACCAAATATAGATTAATACAAAAGCAAGTTTACCGAAGTAATGATTTACTTATTAAATTGTTTGATACAACACCTGTTGGCATCTCTATCAATGATTCTATTACCGGTAAATATTTAAAGTGTAATCGTAAATACCTCGATATTTTAGGCTATACTGAATTTGAGCTATTAAGCAAAAGTTTTTTGGATGTGTCTTTTCCCGATGACCTTCCAAATGACCTTCTGAATTTAGCTAAATTAAAAAATAAGGAGATAAATCAATATGAGTTAAAAAAAAGATATATAACAAAAAATGGTGAACTAATTTGGGTTAAATTGTTTGTAGCACCTTTATCATATAATACTGCCGGTGAATTGGAGTCTCATATCGCAACAATAATCGATTTTACATCCGAAGTTACTAATAATAATTTATTATCAACCATTGATGAGATTGTTTCGGTTAAAACAGGTGATGGATATTTTAGCGAACTATCTCAATTTTTATTGAATTATTTGAATGTAAAATATGTTTTTTTTGGTAATTATAATCAAGTAAGTCATTCAATGAATTTTATATCATTCCGTAATAATAAATCTGAACTAGTAGACTACAGTTATTCCTTACCTGGTACTCCTTGCGAACAAGTATTAAAAAGCAATGAATATAAGTACTATGAAAATGTTCAAAGCATTTTTCCGGAGGATAAAGATTTAACCAAGTTAAATGTATATAGTTATTTGGGTATTCGACTTATTAATGAAAAAAAAGAAGTAAAGGGTATAATTACTTTAATGGATGACAAGCCCATGCAGCAAATTGAAAACAAAGTAAAGATACTTATGCTTATTTCTGATAGAAGTGCCAATGAAATTGAAAGAAAGAACAATTTAGTGAATCTGTTAGACAGAGAAAGATTTAATTTGGGTATACTCAATTCATTGGACTCTAATATTTGTGTGTTGGATAATGAAGGTTTTATAATTATGACAAATGACTCTTGGAATAAATATTCATTGGAAAATGGCGAACCTAATTTAGCAAATACGGGTATTGGTAGAAATTATTTTGAAGTGTGTAAAACTAGTTTCAATTTGGGTGATAAAATGGCGTTAGAGATATATAATGGAATCTTATCCGTATTGAAAAAGAATATTAAAAAGTATGTCGCTGAATATCCCTGTAATTCTAAATCAACTATAAGGTGGTTTGAAATTAATGTTACTTTGCTTTCAAATAGTAATCATAAATTGGTAATTCGCCACACCGATATTACTGTAAATAAACTGGCACAATTACATCTGTTAAACTCAATTGATGATTTACTTACAATAGATAAATTAAATAATTTATCAATGAAAGGTTGTAATAAAGCAGAATTAATCAAATATTATATGAATGTTTATCATTCTGCTTTTAATTCTAAGTTAACTTGTTATTTAAATTATCAAAGGCATAAAAATGAAATTAATGTTGAAATTCAAATTTCAGAAAATGACTTGAATCAAAGTTTTAGGGAACATACCGGATTTTCACTTGCTGCCTTAAAATCAAATTTGAGAGAAAATAATCATTTAGTTAAAATTATAAATACGAATGAAGGTGTTTTTTTAAAAAGGACGGAGGATATTGCAGATTTTTATGCTGATTGTTTTGGGTTAAAACTACCTAATATCATGACCGTATTAAAATTATATAATATTAATTCAATGTACATTACTCCTGTTATTTGTAGTAATGAAATATTAGGTATTATCATATTATCATACATAGATAATATTTCAAACGATATTTATGAACGAATTAGATTGTATAATAATCATTTTATTTTGGCTTTAGAAAAGTCTGAGGTAGTGAATAATAATAAAATATTAAATGAAGACTTAAAAAACAAATACAATTCTTTATTACAGTTTAATTACATAGTATCTCATAATTTAAGAGCACCTGTGGCACATATTAAAGGTTTATGCAATTTAATTAATTCGAATAACGTAGATATGGCAACAAAGAAAAAGTCTTTAAACTTTTTAAAACTCGCAGCAAATAATATGGATGAGACATTAATTGATTTAAATAATATATTAAGCACAACAAAATCCAAAAGCCAAATAAAGGAATTACTAGATTTAGAATTATTATTTAATTCAATTAAAATATCATTACAAGGAAATTGGCCAAAAGAAAACCTTGATTTAAAATTAGAAATCGATCCAGAAATAAAAAATGTTTATTTAAATAAAAATTACCTACAAAGTATTATTTATAATTTATTAAGTAATGCAATCAAGTACAGACAAGAGCAAAGAAAGCTAATAGTAAATATAAAATTTAATATGATTGATTATAATTTATGCATTGAGATTAATGATAATGGGAGGGGGATTGATTTGGAAAAACACAAGAATTCAATTTTTGGCCTTTATAAACGTTTTGATTTGAGTACTACAGGTAAAGGATTAGGATTGTATATGACCAAGTTACAAATTGAGGCTTTAAGCGGAAAAATTGAGGTTGATAGTATCCCCGGCGTAGGAACAACATTCAAAATAAGTGTACCTTTAGATTAA
- a CDS encoding sensor histidine kinase, with translation MDKLIRKIEHLHENEINHIKININQKQETVFISDESRIEVILNNLISNAIKYSDPNEKNPTVDVDIVINEKQVEIKVKDNGIGINPAFLKDIFKLFFRANDKRNVEGTGIGLYIVKETIEKLNGKIYAIANSTKGTTFDVIIPNHSLS, from the coding sequence TTGGATAAATTAATTCGTAAAATTGAACATTTACATGAGAATGAAATCAATCATATTAAAATTAATATCAATCAAAAACAAGAAACCGTATTTATTAGTGATGAATCAAGAATTGAAGTAATATTAAACAATCTTATTTCTAATGCAATTAAATACAGCGATCCCAATGAAAAGAACCCAACTGTAGACGTAGATATTGTTATAAATGAAAAACAAGTGGAAATTAAAGTTAAAGATAATGGTATAGGAATAAATCCGGCCTTTCTGAAGGATATTTTCAAACTATTCTTTAGGGCCAATGATAAAAGAAATGTAGAAGGAACAGGTATAGGTTTATATATTGTTAAAGAAACTATTGAAAAACTAAATGGTAAGATTTATGCGATTGCCAATTCAACTAAAGGCACCACTTTTGATGTTATAATACCGAATCATTCCCTAAGTTAA
- a CDS encoding response regulator codes for MNNEKIKILYIDDEHQNLASFYSYFRKMYEVHTALNGYDALKLLETKHIEILIADQRMPGMTGIEFFEKTKILYPDSMRLLITSYIDIEIVIDAINQGQISKYLHKPWDWDKLSLAIENCVNIYNSKNEIKLLNSQLSKSNEELNKFVYCVSHDLRSPLTSILGLAQVAKLKPECNGALPIIEMIEGRIHHLDDFIKNILD; via the coding sequence GTGAATAACGAAAAAATTAAAATACTATATATAGATGACGAACATCAAAATCTTGCTTCTTTTTATAGCTATTTTAGAAAGATGTATGAAGTTCACACAGCTTTAAACGGATACGATGCCTTAAAATTACTGGAAACAAAACATATAGAAATTCTTATCGCCGATCAAAGAATGCCGGGTATGACCGGAATTGAGTTTTTTGAAAAAACAAAAATTCTTTATCCGGATTCCATGCGATTATTAATTACCAGTTATATAGATATTGAAATTGTAATAGATGCTATTAATCAAGGGCAGATTAGCAAATACTTACATAAACCCTGGGATTGGGATAAGTTATCATTAGCCATAGAAAATTGCGTTAATATTTATAATTCAAAAAATGAAATTAAACTATTAAACTCGCAGTTATCCAAATCAAATGAAGAACTGAACAAATTTGTTTATTGTGTTTCACATGATTTACGTTCTCCCTTAACTTCCATACTTGGATTAGCACAAGTGGCCAAACTCAAACCTGAATGTAATGGGGCTTTACCGATTATAGAAATGATTGAAGGTCGAATACATCATTTGGACGATTTTATTAAAAATATATTGGATTAG
- a CDS encoding sensor histidine kinase: protein MNKIYYYIYFIIFNLSLHFVTCAQITIKQSDQIINVNSGIWIFEDKFDTATIENISNFTFTSQTQQIPNFGFSSSQFWLKIIIKNTSKSERFLVEVSNPVLDEVQFYKKTDAKSPYQVITYGEAFPFYQRKFDDPNYLFECNIPKDSTRTYFIKIKGSEGIQVPLQIGEFSIIQSKISHRNFLSGIYCGIMLVMILYNLFVYFSVRDSNYIYYVIYIILVLLTQTNLQGYTLKYLWPNSHSLAKYSLFTLPSFVGIAALIFMNVFLKIKSFNKTLFNLTYLFLSIYLISLILAYIDKYELSQKIMELNAMVVSIYMLIVSILVVKSGYPPAKYFLFGWSIFLIGVIVFVLKDVGVLPFNNFTRYTMQIGSGIETILLSFALASKINIYKKESLEAVQEKEKLVREQNVLLEEKVTARTQELNNAIANLKQTQSQLVNAEKMASLGQLTAGIAHEINNPINFVSANIKPLKLDIKDVLELINKYELILKDLQQVNKQDIEAFKQKIDFEYVKSEIFTLLNGIEEGAKRTTEIVSGLRNFSRLDEIDIKTVNINEGIKSTLTLLNSSIPDNLKIITNYGNIPAIECFPGKLNQVFMNLIANSIFAVKKNTKNQTNFITINTSLTNDQVLFSIEDTGIGMSASTISKVFEPFFTTKDVGEGTGLGMSIVYSILKSHDAEINIRSFEGKGTTITILFHIKLNISE from the coding sequence ATGAATAAAATATATTATTATATTTACTTTATTATTTTTAATTTGTCATTACATTTTGTAACCTGTGCTCAAATAACAATAAAACAAAGTGATCAAATCATTAATGTCAATTCAGGAATTTGGATATTTGAGGATAAATTTGACACCGCAACCATAGAAAATATTTCAAATTTTACTTTCACTTCACAAACTCAACAAATACCAAATTTTGGATTCTCCAGTTCACAATTTTGGTTGAAAATTATTATCAAAAATACTTCCAAATCAGAGAGATTTTTAGTTGAAGTTTCAAATCCGGTTCTTGATGAAGTACAATTTTACAAAAAAACAGATGCTAAATCTCCTTATCAAGTAATTACTTATGGCGAAGCTTTTCCGTTTTACCAAAGAAAATTTGATGACCCTAACTATTTATTTGAATGCAACATACCAAAAGATAGCACTCGAACTTACTTTATTAAGATTAAAGGTTCAGAAGGAATTCAGGTACCATTACAAATTGGCGAATTTTCAATTATACAATCCAAAATTAGTCATCGAAATTTTCTTTCCGGAATTTATTGTGGCATCATGCTGGTTATGATTTTATATAATTTATTTGTTTACTTCTCGGTTCGTGATTCTAACTATATTTATTACGTCATTTATATTATTCTGGTATTACTAACGCAAACTAATTTACAAGGCTATACTTTAAAATATTTATGGCCCAATTCACATTCACTAGCAAAATACAGTTTATTTACATTGCCGAGCTTTGTTGGAATTGCCGCCTTAATATTTATGAATGTTTTTCTAAAAATTAAAAGTTTTAATAAAACATTATTCAATTTAACCTATCTGTTTTTAAGCATCTACCTAATATCTCTTATACTAGCTTACATAGATAAATATGAATTAAGTCAAAAAATCATGGAGCTAAATGCCATGGTTGTTTCCATTTACATGTTAATTGTTTCTATTTTGGTTGTAAAAAGTGGTTATCCGCCCGCTAAATACTTCTTATTCGGTTGGAGTATTTTTCTAATTGGAGTAATTGTGTTTGTTTTAAAAGATGTGGGTGTACTACCCTTCAACAATTTCACCAGATACACCATGCAGATTGGCTCAGGTATTGAAACAATTTTACTTTCTTTTGCCTTAGCGTCCAAAATAAATATTTATAAAAAAGAAAGTTTAGAGGCCGTGCAAGAAAAAGAAAAACTGGTGCGTGAACAAAACGTGTTGTTAGAAGAAAAAGTAACAGCAAGAACTCAAGAGTTAAATAATGCAATTGCTAATCTAAAACAAACCCAATCTCAATTGGTAAACGCCGAAAAAATGGCCTCACTCGGCCAACTAACAGCCGGAATTGCGCATGAAATAAATAATCCTATAAATTTTGTGAGCGCTAATATTAAACCGCTGAAACTTGACATTAAAGACGTATTAGAATTAATTAATAAATATGAATTAATACTAAAGGACTTACAGCAAGTTAATAAACAGGACATTGAAGCATTTAAGCAAAAAATAGATTTTGAATACGTTAAATCCGAAATTTTCACTTTGCTTAATGGTATTGAGGAAGGCGCGAAGAGAACCACTGAAATTGTGTCAGGGTTAAGGAATTTTTCAAGGCTTGATGAAATTGATATAAAAACCGTGAATATCAATGAGGGCATCAAATCTACCCTTACTTTACTCAATAGCTCAATACCAGACAACTTAAAAATTATTACCAATTACGGAAATATTCCGGCCATTGAATGTTTTCCCGGAAAATTAAATCAAGTTTTTATGAATTTAATTGCCAATTCGATTTTTGCGGTGAAAAAAAATACCAAAAACCAAACCAATTTTATTACAATTAACACAAGTTTGACTAACGATCAAGTTCTGTTTTCGATTGAAGATACAGGTATTGGGATGTCAGCTTCTACCATTTCAAAAGTTTTTGAACCCTTTTTTACTACTAAAGATGTGGGAGAAGGAACCGGTTTAGGCATGTCTATTGTATATTCTATTTTAAAAAGTCATGATGCTGAAATAAATATTCGTAGCTTTGAAGGAAAAGGAACAACCATCACAATATTATTTCATATAAAACTTAATATAAGTGAATAA